From the genome of Bacteroidia bacterium:
CCGAGAGTGTTACATTAGCAATAGTCGGGTTATTCGCAGAACTTGTGAACCCGTTAGATCCCGTCCATACATAAGTACCGCTTGGTATGGTAGGCGTTGATAAAAACAATGTATCTCCTTCACAAACAGGACTGTTTGAGTTTATTGTAGGTGATGTTGATGTTGGAACGACCCCTACAGTAGTTGTAGCAACCGAAGACGTACAACCACCGCTAATAGCCACTACGGTATAGTTTCCGTTAGAAGCCGGTAATACATTGGTAAGCGTTGGGTTTTGAAGTGTTGAGTTAAATCCATTAGGCCCCGCCCAGTAGTAAGTAGCTCCTGTAACGGTAGATGCTGTTAGATTTACACTTCCGCCCTCACATACAGGGCTATTATTGCTGGCTACAGGGCTTGCCGGAGAAGGATTTACCGTAATCGTTACAGTAGTTGCTGCTGAGGTACACGCACCGGCAATAGCCACTACACTATATGTTCCACTCATAGCAGTAGTGGAATTTGGAATAAGCGGATTTTGTACAGTTGAATTAAAACCATTAGGCCCCATCCATCTATAAGTAGCTCCGGCAACAGTTGATGCTGTTAAGTGGATGGTATCCCCAGAACAAACAGCAGGATTTCCACCGGCAGCAGGAGCAGCAGGGGTAGTATTAACGGTTATAGTGGTTGTAGCTACGGAACTCGTACAAGTGCCGATAATTGCTACTACTGAATACGTTCCACTCATAGCAGTAGTAACATTATTAAGAGTTGGATTTTGAGACGTAGAAGTAAAACTATTTGGGCCTGTCCAGCTATAAGTAGCTCCAGCCACAGTTGATGCTGTTAAATTGACGGTTTGGCCTACACAGTAAGAGCCGCCGCCACCAGCAGTAGGTGTAGTCGGAGCAGCATTAATCGTTACGGTAACTGTAGCTACGGAACTCGTACAAGTGCCGATAATTGCTACTACTGAATACGTTCCGCTCATGGCGGTAGTAGTGCTGGTAAGTGTCGGATTTTGAGACGTAGAAGTAAAGCTATTTGGGCCTGTCCAACTATAAGTAGCTCCAACCACAGTTGATGCCGTTAAATTAACTGATTGGCCGGCACAATAAGTACCGCCGCCACCGGCGGTAGGAGTAGTCGGAGCAGCATTAATCGTTACGGTAACTGTAGCTACGGAACTCGTACAAGTGCCGATAATTGCTACTACTGAATACGTTCCGCTCATGGCGGTAGTAACGTTGGTAAGAGCTGGATTTTGAGGCGTAGAAGTATAACTATTTGGGCCTGTCCAGCTATAAGTAGCTCCAGCCACAGTTGATGCTGTTAAATTGACGGTTTGGCCTACACAGTAAGAGCCGCCGCCACCGGCGGTAGGTGTAGTTGGTTTTGTATTAACAGTTACCGACATTGATGCGGTTGCACTTGTGCAAGTTCCACTGACAGTAAACAAATTATAGGTTCCGGATGCTGCCGCAGTCGCATTTAGAATGTTTGGATTTTGCAGACCGGAGGTAAAACCATTTGGGCCGCTCCAACTGTACGTAGTAGCTCCGGCGGTAGAACAAGTAAGTTTTAACGTATCTCCGGCACAAATTGGAGAATTACTGCTGATGGGGGGAGTTCCGGAACCTACCGTAACTGTGATAGAAGCAGTAGCAGAAGTACAGCCATTTAAAGTGTAAAAGCAAGTATAAGTACCTGACATCAAGCCGTTTGCATTCAATCTATTTGGATTTTGAGAGGTTGATGTGTAACCACTTGGACCGTTCCAGCGGAATAAAGCTCCCGAAATATTATTAGCTCGTAATTTTAATGAATCTCCTGGGCAAACTGGAGAATTGCTGCTAATGGTGGGAGCCGGTAAACTGCCTATTGAAACAGTAACATTAGCTACTGCCGAAGTACAGGTGCCAACAATTACCACACAGTTATAAACTCCTGAATCAGCAGTTGTTACACCCAGTCTATTGGGATTTTGATTGGTTGAAGTAAAAGCATTTGGCCCCGTCCAATAATATGATGCGCCTACAACTGTATTTGCTGTTAAGTTAAGGTCTTGCCCTGGGCAAAGCGGGCTGTTACTTCCAATAGTAGGAGCAGATTGTCCACTATTAACCACTACTGTTACCGACTTCGTTAAACTGGTACACCCACCCGCAATCGTAACTACATCATAAGTACCTGCGTGAGCGGCTGTTACATTAGAAATTGATGGATTTTGAGTAGTTGAATAATAACCGCCGGGTCCTGTCCATAAATAGGAAGCTCCGGCAACGTTACTGGCATTTAGTTGCAAGGTTGCACCTACGCACACAGGAGAGTTAGAGGACGCTGTTGCCGGCGGGTTGGGAGCCGGATTAATGGTTACAACAGTAGTTGCAACATTACTGGAGCAGCCTCCGGTAATAGCATACGCACTGTAAGTGCCGGCAGCGGCAGTGGTAACTCCGGTAATAGTCGGATTTTGACTCGTTGAAGTAAAACCATTTGGCCCTGACCAATAATAAGAAGTTGCGCCGGCAACGTTTGAAGCAATTAGCTGTAAATCTTCATTAGCACAGATAGGGCTGTTATTGTTGGCAATAGGCGGATTTGGCTTGTTATCAACTGTTACATTAACAGAGCAAACGGCACTGGTACATCCGCTTACGATAGAAACAACTGAATATGTGCCGGACATTGCTGTAGTAACATTTAGGCGGGATGGATTTTGGCTGGTAGAGGTATAGCCACTGGGGCCTGTCCAGTAAAATGCGGCTCCTAAATTGCTGCTGTTTGCCTGTAAATTTAGATTTGCACCTACGCAAAGCGGGCTGTTACTGGCGCAAGAAGGCGTTGCCGGATTAACGATTGTGATAACCGTAACACTTTGATTTCCAGTAACTGAAGGGTTGTTTGAAATAACTCGAATACGATAGTTTGTACCAGAAGTTTGGCCGGAGGGGATTGTTCCACTAATAGTTCCGGAATTTGCAGTGCTGTTCAACGTTCCTAAGATTACCGGAGCGCTGAAACTTCCACTTGCATCAGATAATTGAGCTGTGTAAACATTACCGGCATTAAATGTTCCACTAGATGTAAATGGAATTGAGATAGAGCTACCGGCGCAATAGCTTGATGGATTCAGGATGTCGGTC
Proteins encoded in this window:
- a CDS encoding gliding motility-associated C-terminal domain-containing protein translates to MSASMRIYRSIYVLICVLLFLQIKSALAQTTIYSQTWNNGVGDWTLNTSDQSSVAGGDCNFWTVNDEYPGGFFGMIPNTPNQPAGITGNPQSYYMHILSDFAQQQGILNANFQTAGSGNCSATQSFFTRSPVINTSGQTSVTVKFYWLCKGGTASYGKFWYSTDGGTSWTQYTSVGTGGQMRNQATWKSESFTNAIFDNQSNLRFGFQFTAGSNGSDPPLAIDEFLVIVPVVANSITTDILNPSSYCAGSSISIPFTSSGTFNAGNVYTAQLSDASGSFSAPVILGTLNSTANSGTISGTIPSGQTSGTNYRIRVISNNPSVTGNQSVTVITIVNPATPSCASNSPLCVGANLNLQANSSNLGAAFYWTGPSGYTSTSQNPSRLNVTTAMSGTYSVVSIVSGCTSAVCSVNVTVDNKPNPPIANNNSPICANEDLQLIASNVAGATSYYWSGPNGFTSTSQNPTITGVTTAAAGTYSAYAITGGCSSNVATTVVTINPAPNPPATASSNSPVCVGATLQLNASNVAGASYLWTGPGGYYSTTQNPSISNVTAAHAGTYDVVTIAGGCTSLTKSVTVVVNSGQSAPTIGSNSPLCPGQDLNLTANTVVGASYYWTGPNAFTSTNQNPNRLGVTTADSGVYNCVVIVGTCTSAVANVTVSIGSLPAPTISSNSPVCPGDSLKLRANNISGALFRWNGPSGYTSTSQNPNRLNANGLMSGTYTCFYTLNGCTSATASITVTVGSGTPPISSNSPICAGDTLKLTCSTAGATTYSWSGPNGFTSGLQNPNILNATAAASGTYNLFTVSGTCTSATASMSVTVNTKPTTPTAGGGGSYCVGQTVNLTASTVAGATYSWTGPNSYTSTPQNPALTNVTTAMSGTYSVVAIIGTCTSSVATVTVTINAAPTTPTAGGGGTYCAGQSVNLTASTVVGATYSWTGPNSFTSTSQNPTLTSTTTAMSGTYSVVAIIGTCTSSVATVTVTINAAPTTPTAGGGGSYCVGQTVNLTASTVAGATYSWTGPNSFTSTSQNPTLNNVTTAMSGTYSVVAIIGTCTSSVATTTITVNTTPAAPAAGGNPAVCSGDTIHLTASTVAGATYRWMGPNGFNSTVQNPLIPNSTTAMSGTYSVVAIAGACTSAATTVTITVNPSPASPVASNNSPVCEGGSVNLTASTVTGATYYWAGPNGFNSTLQNPTLTNVLPASNGNYTVVAISGGCTSSVATTTVGVVPTSTSPTINSNSPVCEGDTLFLSTPTIPSGTYVWTGSNGFTSSANNPTIANVTLSDSGTYSLYVIAASCTSLTGSVVIAVNPKPAAPLASNSGPVCEGSNVQLTATTVTGATYVWRGPNGFSSALQNPTLNTVTIADSGVYSVRAIVNGCTSDSSATTVIVNTIPSVPVITSPSQVCVGDTLLLRISNYDLNVSYSWTDPSGNPISGTSGDSLLITSANTSQAGVYSVSATKNSCSSSANSAVINVVDCSALIIDAVSNTTICWDSTFVVRFHIEKTTPNAGNQYTLEISDASGSFASATVLATISSTQVNDSFVVTMPNTVFPGTGYRLRVLSSSPMLTSAPNSVDITVQDCSFPTITTNNPVILAYCAGDTMLIPFTTTGTFQAGNSFRVELSDSTGSFATPTVLIPLNQTSPLQVVLPNSSAYGIGYRVRVFGTAPSVTGTGNGTDLTIFARPVAGTVSSTQVICTGADVVLRLNGAIGTIQWQTSVDSVNFVDVSGANTDTLFVSSVTSRVYYRVSVSNGVCTPAYSNVVRIGVVPPPLAGFIHGEGTICFNTGGTWTLTMYSGTIQWQSSTDGTTFNDIPGETDSTLTFNNLTTTTYIRSLVTRTGCATDTTGILTISVLPEVQANFTASKDTVIMPNAEIQFTNTSAPAGNSNWHFGDRIYSNIANPTHRYNAQGTYQVELIYVTAQGCADTVVKTIVVLSEQPDFFIPNTFTPNGDGRNDQFAPIYGNTYTGYVMQVYDRWGQLVVERNNNSWDGADNPEGVYVYVIKAKTTSGGEETFYGTITLIR